One window of Bacteroidota bacterium genomic DNA carries:
- a CDS encoding SDR family oxidoreductase has product MKKNILVTGASSGLGLLIANELHRKGFNVIGTSRNPEKIKSTVPFKMIALNLDSDNSITTLPERLFKEIDKLDILINNAGFLVTGIAEEIPIELGRKQFETNFWGTIKVTNAILPFFRNQKFGKIITVGSITGLVAFPNTSYYASSKHALEGYFKALRYELTEFNIRVAMIEPGSFRTNIMENSSTTLNRIEDYNRLRTKSEKYADLIVEQGEDPKMVASKVLKVVETENPRFRNLVGKGLSVLVTLQHFAYGILEKNVLKQLNNA; this is encoded by the coding sequence ATGAAGAAAAATATTTTGGTTACTGGTGCAAGTTCGGGCCTTGGATTACTAATTGCAAACGAGCTTCACAGAAAGGGTTTCAATGTAATCGGCACAAGTCGAAATCCTGAAAAAATCAAGTCAACAGTCCCTTTCAAAATGATTGCTTTAAACCTTGATTCAGACAACTCAATAACCACTTTACCTGAAAGACTCTTTAAAGAAATCGATAAGTTGGATATTCTAATCAACAATGCAGGCTTCTTAGTTACTGGTATTGCGGAAGAAATTCCCATAGAATTAGGTAGAAAACAATTTGAAACTAATTTTTGGGGAACAATCAAAGTAACGAATGCAATTTTGCCTTTTTTTAGAAACCAAAAATTTGGTAAAATAATAACTGTTGGTTCAATTACAGGGCTTGTTGCTTTTCCTAATACTTCTTACTATGCTTCTTCTAAACACGCCTTAGAAGGATATTTCAAAGCATTACGCTATGAATTAACTGAATTTAATATTCGTGTTGCAATGATTGAACCGGGCTCTTTCAGAACAAACATTATGGAAAATTCATCAACAACCTTAAATAGAATCGAAGATTACAATAGACTAAGGACTAAAAGCGAAAAATATGCTGATCTCATAGTTGAACAAGGTGAGGACCCTAAAATGGTTGCGTCAAAAGTGCTGAAAGTTGTAGAAACCGAAAATCCGAGATTTAGAAATTTGGTTGGAAAAGGATTGTCAGTGTTAGTTACATTACAACATTTTGCTTATGGTATTTTAGAGAAAAATGTTCTTAAACAATTAAACAACGCTTAA
- a CDS encoding NADP-dependent oxidoreductase, whose amino-acid sequence MKAFIAKSYGKKEKLHLTEIAEPAICPNDVLVEVNSAGVNVIDLLIRNGDFKLFLPMKPPFQLGRDVAGVVTKVGSKVSKFKVGDKVYASSGNHKLGTYAQYISINENEVALKPKNLTMEEASSIPLVGLTAWQALVELAKVQKGQKVFIQAGSGGVGTIAIQLAKHLGATVATTTSTANFNLVKSLGADIVIDYKTQDFETLLKDYDVVLHSNKDTNILEKSLRILKPNGQLISLVGPPTPEFAEEIGLPWYIKFVTKLLSLGIKKKAKKLNAKFTFLFMRAEGKQLGQITSLIESGKIKPVIDKVFPFEQTNDALSYVETGRSKGKVVIKVK is encoded by the coding sequence ATGAAAGCATTCATAGCAAAAAGCTACGGCAAAAAAGAAAAATTGCATCTAACTGAAATTGCAGAACCTGCAATATGCCCAAATGATGTATTAGTAGAAGTAAATTCCGCAGGTGTAAATGTGATAGATTTACTTATACGAAATGGTGATTTTAAACTTTTCTTACCCATGAAACCACCTTTTCAATTAGGACGTGATGTGGCAGGAGTTGTGACAAAAGTGGGTTCAAAAGTTAGTAAATTCAAAGTGGGCGATAAAGTATATGCTAGTTCAGGAAATCACAAACTAGGCACGTATGCTCAATATATTTCTATTAATGAAAATGAAGTTGCATTAAAACCCAAAAATCTAACTATGGAAGAAGCTAGCTCAATACCATTGGTTGGTTTAACAGCTTGGCAAGCATTGGTTGAGTTAGCAAAAGTTCAAAAAGGTCAAAAGGTTTTTATTCAAGCTGGTTCCGGTGGTGTTGGTACTATTGCTATTCAGTTGGCTAAACATTTAGGAGCAACTGTTGCAACAACTACAAGTACTGCCAATTTTAATTTAGTTAAAAGTTTGGGTGCAGATATTGTCATTGATTATAAAACACAAGATTTTGAAACTTTACTAAAAGATTATGATGTGGTCTTACATAGCAATAAGGATACAAATATTCTTGAGAAATCTTTACGAATTTTAAAACCAAACGGCCAACTTATTTCGTTAGTTGGTCCACCAACACCAGAATTTGCAGAAGAAATTGGATTGCCTTGGTATATAAAATTTGTAACTAAATTATTGAGTTTAGGTATTAAGAAAAAAGCTAAAAAATTAAATGCAAAATTTACTTTTCTGTTTATGAGAGCAGAAGGCAAACAATTAGGTCAAATTACATCATTAATTGAGTCGGGTAAAATAAAACCTGTCATTGATAAAGTGTTTCCGTTTGAGCAAACAAATGACGCATTGTCTTATGTTGAAACTGGTCGGTCAAAAGGTAAAGTAGTTATCAAAGTCAAGTAG